A genomic segment from Helicobacter sp. NHP19-012 encodes:
- a CDS encoding acetyl-CoA carboxylase biotin carboxylase subunit gives MEKEIQRILIANRGEIVLRAIQTIAQMGKQSIAIYSSADKDAHYLNTADAKVCVGGPKSAESYLNIPAIISAAELFEADAIFPGYGFLSENQNFVEICTHHGLEFIGPSAEVMALMGDKSKAKECMKGAGVPVIEGSNGILKSYEEALEVAEHIGFPIIIKAANGGGGRGMRVVEKANALKNLYLAAETEALSAFGDGSVYIEKFIKNPKHIEVQILADKHGNVIHVGERDCSTQRRQQKLIEETPALVLQEEVRQRLLKTAINAAKHIGYVGAGTFEFLLDTNGQDFYFMEMNTRLQVEHTVSEMVSGLDLVEWMIKIAQGEKLPPQESIVCKGHAIECRITAEDPKTFTPSAGKITSWITPGGMGVRFDTHAYAGYSVPPHYDSMIGKLIVHAPTREQAISKMKRALKEFYVEGIKTTKDFHLGMLDNPDFRRNAIHTKYLETQQKES, from the coding sequence ATGGAGAAAGAGATTCAGCGCATTTTGATCGCTAATCGGGGGGAGATTGTGCTAAGAGCGATACAAACCATCGCTCAAATGGGCAAACAATCCATCGCCATTTACTCCAGTGCCGACAAGGACGCACACTATCTAAACACTGCCGATGCCAAGGTGTGCGTGGGTGGGCCCAAATCGGCAGAGAGCTATCTTAATATCCCGGCGATCATCAGTGCTGCCGAGCTCTTTGAAGCGGATGCGATTTTCCCCGGATACGGGTTTTTAAGCGAGAATCAAAACTTTGTGGAGATTTGCACCCACCACGGACTAGAATTTATTGGACCGAGTGCGGAGGTGATGGCGTTGATGGGGGACAAATCCAAAGCCAAAGAGTGCATGAAAGGGGCAGGCGTGCCCGTGATCGAGGGTTCAAATGGGATTTTAAAGAGCTATGAAGAGGCTTTAGAGGTCGCCGAACATATCGGTTTTCCCATCATCATTAAGGCGGCCAATGGTGGGGGTGGGCGGGGCATGCGTGTGGTGGAGAAAGCCAACGCACTTAAAAATCTTTACTTGGCCGCTGAAACCGAGGCACTGAGTGCTTTTGGGGACGGGAGTGTATATATCGAGAAATTCATTAAAAACCCCAAGCACATAGAGGTGCAAATTTTAGCCGACAAACACGGCAATGTGATCCATGTGGGCGAGCGGGATTGCTCCACCCAGCGCCGCCAGCAAAAGCTCATTGAAGAAACCCCTGCCCTAGTCTTGCAAGAAGAGGTACGCCAAAGACTCTTAAAGACCGCTATCAATGCCGCCAAGCATATTGGCTATGTGGGGGCGGGGACTTTTGAGTTCTTGCTAGATACGAATGGACAGGATTTTTATTTTATGGAGATGAACACCCGCTTACAAGTGGAGCACACGGTGAGCGAAATGGTGAGCGGCTTAGACTTGGTGGAGTGGATGATTAAAATCGCTCAAGGGGAGAAGCTCCCCCCTCAAGAATCGATTGTTTGTAAGGGGCATGCCATAGAGTGCCGCATCACCGCCGAAGACCCCAAGACATTTACGCCCAGTGCGGGTAAAATCACCTCTTGGATCACTCCCGGGGGGATGGGGGTGCGCTTTGACACCCACGCTTATGCGGGTTACAGCGTCCCACCCCATTACGATTCGATGATTGGTAAACTCATCGTCCACGCTCCCACCAGAGAGCAAGCCATTTCTAAGATGAAGCGGGCTTTAAAAGAGTTTTATGTCGAGGGGATCAAGACGACTAAGGATTTTCATTTAGGCATGCTGGATAACCCCGACTTTAGACGCAACGCCATCCACACCAAGTATTTGGAAACCCAACAAAAGGAATCTTGA
- a CDS encoding pyridoxal phosphate-dependent aminotransferase, with product MMYADRITKIAPSQTIAITTLAQELKAQGKDILSFSAGEPDFDTPPCIEEAAKAAIDSGFSKYTAVKGIPELLQAIAKKFQSENGLDYNADEVMVSNGAKQCLFNAFQALINPGDEVIIPTPYWVSYPELVTYSGGKNVFLSTSAATEFKITPDQLQKALTPKTKILVLTTPSNPTGMIYTKEELRALGEVLKDTKVWVLSDEIYEKLVYEGSMFSFGALEGQLERTITINGLSKAVSMTGWRVGYLGTKDKTLLKHMLALQSHSTSSINSIAQKAALAALQGCADKDIENMRLAFKERRDTAYAGLNGIKGLSALKPQGAFYLWIQIPGQNSMEFCQKLLEEQGVALVPGIAFGVEGFVRMSYACSLEQIHAGLERLKKFMA from the coding sequence TTGATGTACGCAGACAGAATCACGAAAATTGCCCCTTCACAGACCATTGCGATCACCACGCTGGCACAAGAGTTAAAGGCACAGGGCAAGGATATTTTAAGTTTCAGTGCGGGCGAACCTGACTTTGACACCCCCCCTTGTATTGAAGAGGCGGCCAAAGCGGCGATCGACTCGGGCTTTAGCAAGTACACAGCTGTGAAGGGTATCCCCGAGTTATTGCAAGCCATCGCAAAGAAGTTTCAAAGCGAAAATGGCTTGGACTACAACGCTGACGAGGTCATGGTGAGCAATGGGGCGAAACAATGTCTTTTTAATGCCTTTCAGGCTCTCATCAACCCAGGCGATGAGGTCATCATCCCCACCCCCTATTGGGTGAGTTACCCCGAGCTCGTCACCTACAGCGGGGGTAAGAATGTCTTTTTATCCACTAGTGCCGCCACTGAGTTTAAAATCACCCCCGATCAGTTGCAAAAAGCCCTAACCCCCAAAACCAAAATATTAGTGTTGACCACCCCCTCCAACCCCACAGGGATGATTTACACTAAAGAGGAATTACGAGCTTTAGGGGAAGTGCTAAAAGACACTAAAGTTTGGGTTTTGAGTGATGAAATTTATGAAAAGCTCGTGTATGAGGGCTCTATGTTCTCTTTTGGGGCACTAGAGGGGCAATTAGAGCGCACGATCACGATCAATGGGCTAAGTAAGGCGGTGAGCATGACCGGTTGGCGCGTGGGCTACTTGGGCACGAAAGACAAGACTTTACTTAAGCACATGCTTGCCTTGCAAAGCCACAGCACTTCTAGTATTAATTCTATCGCCCAAAAAGCCGCTCTAGCCGCCTTGCAAGGTTGCGCTGACAAGGACATTGAAAACATGCGTCTTGCCTTTAAAGAACGCAGGGACACCGCTTATGCTGGGCTCAATGGCATTAAGGGCTTGAGTGCTTTAAAACCGCAGGGGGCGTTTTATCTATGGATACAAATCCCCGGGCAAAATTCGATGGAGTTTTGCCAAAAACTCTTAGAAGAGCAAGGCGTGGCCTTGGTGCCCGGCATTGCCTTTGGGGTTGAGGGCTTTGTGCGCATGTCTTATGCCTGTTCTTTGGAGCAAATCCACGCCGGTCTAGAGCGGCTTAAGAAATTTATGGCTTGA
- a CDS encoding thiamine-phosphate pyrophosphorylase, producing the protein MVEDTLRYLYDNKDLAFRLKQVRHQATAVFIQNGISFLWLYAQRDSLNDVLSHYDNSPPKGSSCLHMLQANFKRAQESARVLEECFKYLNPSNPKAPSFKTLRYTLYTLEKECMAFLNDLPKSGFFSVE; encoded by the coding sequence GTGGTCGAGGACACTCTGCGCTATCTCTATGATAACAAGGATTTGGCTTTCCGTTTAAAACAAGTCCGTCACCAAGCCACCGCAGTTTTTATCCAAAATGGCATCAGTTTTTTATGGCTCTACGCCCAGCGCGATAGTTTAAATGATGTCCTAAGCCATTACGACAACTCACCTCCCAAGGGGTCTTCATGTTTGCATATGTTGCAGGCCAATTTTAAACGCGCGCAGGAGAGTGCACGGGTGCTTGAAGAGTGTTTTAAATACCTGAACCCTTCCAACCCTAAAGCCCCTAGTTTTAAAACCTTGCGCTACACACTCTATACCCTTGAAAAAGAATGCATGGCTTTTTTAAACGATTTACCAAAGAGTGGCTTTTTTAGTGTAGAATAA
- a CDS encoding Bax inhibitor-1/YccA family protein, giving the protein MALYDRQVREGVSSSYAEQNETALVNFVKTTYKFFAASLLLATIGALIGMMHFQVVVQYKWAFFIGEIAAFFGLMFTRRMPTVNLLMLFAFAFLSGITLVPLLGFVIARSGASAIWQALGMTTIVFGVMSIYAIKTKSDFESMGKMLFIAVIVVMVASLINLFLGSPMMQVAIAGVCVVLFSLFVAYDTQNIIKGAYESPVEAAVALYVDFLNIFVSLLQILGIMGGRND; this is encoded by the coding sequence ATGGCCTTGTACGACAGACAAGTACGCGAAGGCGTGTCATCGTCTTACGCAGAACAAAATGAAACTGCCTTAGTTAATTTTGTCAAAACCACTTATAAATTCTTTGCCGCTAGCCTACTCTTGGCCACCATTGGTGCGCTCATTGGCATGATGCACTTTCAGGTGGTCGTGCAATATAAGTGGGCGTTTTTCATCGGCGAAATCGCCGCTTTCTTTGGACTCATGTTCACCCGCAGAATGCCCACGGTTAACTTGCTCATGCTCTTTGCTTTCGCCTTTTTATCGGGCATCACCTTGGTGCCTTTGCTAGGCTTTGTGATCGCACGCTCAGGGGCGAGTGCCATTTGGCAAGCTCTTGGCATGACAACCATTGTTTTCGGCGTGATGAGTATTTACGCCATTAAAACCAAGAGCGACTTTGAGAGCATGGGCAAAATGCTTTTCATCGCCGTGATTGTGGTGATGGTGGCCTCTTTAATCAACCTCTTCTTAGGCTCGCCCATGATGCAAGTGGCGATTGCGGGCGTGTGTGTGGTGCTCTTTAGCCTCTTTGTGGCTTACGACACCCAAAATATCATCAAAGGGGCTTATGAAAGCCCTGTAGAAGCGGCGGTGGCTTTATATGTGGATTTCTTAAACATCTTTGTGTCCCTCTTGCAAATCCTAGGCATCATGGGAGGGCGCAACGACTGA
- a CDS encoding FAD-dependent oxidoreductase, which translates to MRFAYDLVVIGFGKGGKTLAAAAAKLGKKVALVEASKEMYGGTCINIGCIPSKALLHLATHKKGASGYKEAIEAKNKMVAFLRQKNYETLLDAKVQVIDGTASFKDSHTLMLYHNDSCQEISADYIVINTGSLPITPQVPIHSDKVYDSTSLMQLSTLPAHLVVVGGGYIGLEFASMFNLFGRTPSKNTTKVSVLVRGATLLPKEDPAFRESIYESLSQKGVKILCGADLKTIEGDCIHYTQSDQEKTLEADAILLAIGRTPNTATLQLERAGIELGAQQEILTNEFLVANAQSEGNIYAIGDVKGGAMLTTYASLDDYRIVYDHLFGAKRRSIHNRNVLPEVLYIETPYSHVGLRAHEIKDKTFDTHSLKTTAIPGARVLEDTTGLLQVLVEEGTERVLGASLHCPLSYEYINLFSLAINQNLSFSTLKEMIYTHPSMMESLNTL; encoded by the coding sequence ATGCGATTTGCGTATGATTTGGTTGTGATCGGGTTTGGCAAAGGGGGCAAGACTTTAGCTGCCGCCGCCGCAAAGCTAGGCAAAAAAGTCGCTCTCGTTGAAGCCAGTAAGGAAATGTATGGCGGGACTTGTATTAATATCGGGTGTATCCCCTCTAAAGCCCTCTTGCATTTAGCGACCCATAAAAAGGGGGCGAGTGGCTACAAGGAAGCCATAGAAGCCAAAAATAAAATGGTTGCCTTCTTGCGCCAAAAAAACTATGAAACCCTGCTAGACGCGAAGGTGCAGGTGATTGATGGCACGGCAAGCTTTAAGGACAGCCACACTTTAATGCTCTATCACAACGACAGCTGCCAAGAAATCAGTGCAGATTATATTGTCATTAATACGGGTTCGCTCCCCATCACCCCCCAAGTGCCCATCCACTCCGATAAAGTCTATGACAGCACCTCTTTAATGCAACTGAGCACCTTGCCGGCGCATTTAGTTGTGGTTGGTGGGGGCTACATAGGCTTAGAATTTGCCAGCATGTTCAATTTGTTTGGACGCACCCCTAGCAAAAACACCACTAAAGTGAGCGTGCTCGTGCGCGGGGCAACCCTTTTGCCCAAAGAAGACCCCGCGTTTAGAGAGAGCATTTACGAATCCTTGAGCCAAAAGGGGGTTAAAATCCTCTGTGGTGCTGATCTCAAAACGATTGAAGGCGATTGTATCCACTACACCCAAAGCGACCAAGAAAAAACCCTAGAAGCCGATGCAATTTTACTCGCCATAGGGCGCACCCCCAACACCGCCACCTTACAACTTGAGCGGGCGGGTATTGAGCTAGGGGCACAACAAGAAATTTTAACCAATGAGTTTTTGGTGGCAAACGCCCAAAGTGAAGGCAATATCTACGCCATCGGTGATGTCAAAGGTGGTGCAATGCTCACCACTTACGCCAGTTTAGACGACTACCGCATCGTTTACGATCACCTTTTTGGTGCAAAAAGGCGATCGATCCATAACCGTAATGTTTTACCCGAAGTGCTTTACATTGAAACCCCCTATAGCCATGTGGGCTTAAGGGCACATGAAATCAAAGACAAGACTTTTGACACCCACAGCCTTAAGACGACAGCCATCCCCGGGGCAAGGGTGCTAGAGGACACCACGGGGCTACTACAAGTCTTGGTAGAAGAAGGCACAGAACGCGTTTTGGGTGCAAGTTTACACTGCCCCCTATCTTATGAATACATCAACCTATTTAGCCTCGCCATAAACCAAAATCTAAGCTTTTCTACCCTTAAAGAGATGATTTACACCCATCCCTCCATGATGGAGAGTCTCAACACTCTTTAG